A single window of Synechococcus sp. C9 DNA harbors:
- the rpsC gene encoding 30S ribosomal protein S3 yields MGQKTHPVGFRLGITREHQSRWFAPHRQYPELLQEDQKIRQFIMKKLGKAAIARVQIQRKADQIELAVHTGRPGVVVGQRGAGIEALRKDVEKLLGRQQVKIRVVEINKVDAEAPLLADYIVEQLEKRVAFRRAVKQAIQRAQRAEVQGIKIMVAGRLNGAEIARSEWVREGRVPLQTLRADIDFAQRTAKTIYGILGVKVWVFRGEVVPGVPEAPAVRTGKPNARPPRRRQQFEDRSTAEVQE; encoded by the coding sequence ATGGGACAAAAAACACATCCGGTGGGATTTCGGTTGGGGATTACCCGGGAGCACCAGTCCCGTTGGTTTGCCCCCCACCGCCAGTACCCGGAACTCCTGCAGGAAGACCAAAAAATCCGCCAGTTCATCATGAAAAAGCTGGGGAAAGCCGCCATTGCCCGGGTGCAAATCCAGCGCAAGGCCGACCAAATTGAATTGGCGGTGCATACAGGTCGCCCGGGGGTGGTGGTGGGTCAGCGGGGTGCGGGGATTGAAGCCCTCCGCAAGGACGTGGAAAAACTCCTGGGGCGGCAACAGGTGAAAATCCGGGTGGTGGAAATCAACAAGGTGGATGCGGAAGCTCCCCTGCTGGCGGATTACATTGTGGAGCAGTTGGAAAAGCGGGTGGCCTTCCGGCGGGCGGTGAAACAGGCGATCCAGCGGGCCCAACGGGCGGAGGTACAGGGGATCAAGATCATGGTGGCCGGACGGCTGAACGGGGCGGAAATCGCCCGCAGTGAATGGGTGCGGGAAGGGCGGGTGCCCCTACAAACCCTGCGTGCTGATATTGACTTTGCCCAGCGCACCGCCAAAACCATCTACGGCATCCTGGGGGTGAAGGTGTGGGTGTTTCGCGGGGAAGTGGTGCCCGGTGTGCCGGAAGCCCCGGCCGTCCGCACGGGTAAACCCAACGCCCGTCCCCCCCGCCGCCGGCAACAGTTTGAAGACCGTTCCACCGCCGAGGTACAGGAGTAG
- the rplP gene encoding 50S ribosomal protein L16: MLSPKRTKFRKQQRGNRRGAASRGNTIVFGDYGLQAQAPAWITARQIEACRRAMNRCIKRVGKIWIRIFPDKPVTLRPAETRMGSGKGSPEFWVAVVKPGTILFEMGNGVPESVAREAMRLAAYKLPIKTKFISRTQEEVPSDGIPQNV, from the coding sequence ATGCTTAGCCCAAAACGTACCAAATTTCGCAAACAACAACGGGGCAACCGCCGGGGAGCCGCCAGCCGGGGGAATACGATTGTGTTCGGGGACTACGGACTGCAAGCCCAAGCCCCTGCCTGGATTACGGCGCGCCAGATCGAAGCCTGCCGTCGTGCCATGAACCGGTGCATCAAGCGGGTCGGGAAAATTTGGATTCGCATTTTTCCCGACAAACCCGTGACCCTGCGCCCGGCGGAAACCCGCATGGGTTCGGGGAAAGGCTCCCCGGAATTTTGGGTGGCGGTGGTCAAACCCGGCACCATCCTCTTTGAAATGGGCAACGGTGTCCCGGAGAGTGTAGCCCGGGAGGCCATGCGGTTAGCCGCCTACAAACTGCCCATCAAAACCAAATTTATTAGTCGCACGCAAGAGGAGGTGCCCAGCGATGGCATTCCCCAAAATGTCTGA
- the rpmC gene encoding 50S ribosomal protein L29, with protein MAFPKMSDIQALDDTRLAEEILAVKKELFQLRFRQATRQPVKAHEFRHARHKLAQLLTLEHQRRQHHGG; from the coding sequence ATGGCATTCCCCAAAATGTCTGATATCCAAGCCCTGGACGACACCCGGTTGGCTGAGGAAATCCTGGCGGTCAAAAAGGAACTCTTCCAACTGCGGTTTCGCCAAGCCACCCGCCAGCCGGTGAAAGCCCATGAATTTCGCCATGCCCGACATAAGCTGGCGCAGTTACTCACCCTAGAACACCAACGGAGGCAACATCATGGCGGTTAA